From Eriocheir sinensis breed Jianghai 21 chromosome 19, ASM2467909v1, whole genome shotgun sequence:
cctctcGCCCACCACCCACTCAAACACCACAGACCTAACCACATCGATCATTGTTACGTCATCCTCCCCCTCTCTGttactcctttcccctccccagtaactcctctctcttcctttccctttccccatcctctCACGCAtcaacctcccctccctccaatgTCCCCTCCATTACTCGTCGTCTATCACACTATCTCTCATACATAAAGCCCCTGCCAATACTCTCCCTCCAAGCCATTCCCCAATCTCAAGGTCACTGCGTCACTACAGCGTCATTTTGCGTCACAACCTCTGCGTGTGACGTCATTGCATTGCTTGCGTCATTGTTGTGTGGTAATTCTGCACGCACGCATGGCCGCAGAGGTTCAATGTCCAAGAGTGGTGACGAGGACTTGGGGTGTTCAAGGATGCCAGatatatctccttttctttcttggtgATATGGTAGGCTAAAGATACTTTACTgagtagcctctctctctctctctctctctctctctctctctctctctcttttgtatttcgttggggatataccccaagggaggaaggcggtgtaTGCCgcacaaccacccagacggctggtagagatgcccaattctttcaaggaggaggccacCTTTCAAACTCCCATGGCACCGGGCAGGTCTCGAATCTATACGCTCCAGCACCCCACCGGAGCGCAAGGCGCagactaccacgggaccacgggagccccatTGTCTGTCTTAATTCATATGGAGATCAATCAGCTACCAAATTTCTATAGTAAAAGGCTTAGCTATAATACAAATTATATACCACTTCAAATATCAATGTATAGTTCTCGATCATGCCAAGTCGAATTATACTGTATATAGGTACTATGATCAATTGATACTTTAGGTTGTTGCAAAGGAAAATTACATGAGTCCTCTTAGCTCAAGAAGTTGAAGGGACTCATAACGTCTATAAGCTATTAATGAGGGAATGCTATGCACACACAATAGTATAAACTGAGACATGCACAGACAGGAAAGCACAGATGACGTTATTGTTAGTACCATTAATATTCTTTCTGAACGAGGTATTTTCTCTGTGAAGCGAGGCTCGAGCCATGACCCGAAGCATCTGAGACATTACCCAGGAACCATTCAGAGGTCAGTTTCCTGCCCCGCGCGACGCAGTGCACGTCCACGGCCTTCTTTTCTTCACCACAAGTATCCCACGTTTGAAATTGCGTCATGTTATATATGCATTCAAGGTTAAAGACTCATTCCTATCGGGAAAAGAAGTGCAAAATGCCTCATCACGACTCATACGAAGGAACGCACAAGAAAATGCTGACGAACGTTACGGACCTCGACTCTGCCACCGCCCAACCACCCTGCCAGTGGGCGGCGCCTCCATGATGGCCGAGTAAGCATTATATCTGCCTCGGATGAACAAACCACCGAGGCCTCTtaacccgctgtgggaggcgacttaGTGGGTGGCCAGCGCATTCCTCGTCAGACAGAAGCTGAGCCTCGTCCTGACAACTTGCTTCTGCACCGGCTCCAGctctgctctcactcgggtttcCTCAGAACCGTGGGCTTGTTCTGGGTACCCTtaactctctcctctccacgccctgactcccgttactgccgtgaCCCTGACGCCCCTTCCTGCGCCTCCCTCTTCCACAACGTCTGCACCACTTaattcaaggacgaagctgtgctgcctcgtcactgCCACACCTAGGACGGGAGTCAAGAAGTAAGAAGCCGTGCAAAGGTTCATCGGAAAGTCCGGCAAGCTGAAGCTTTCCCGTTGGAGACTTCCAGTTTTGTGAGGCTGTTTGGGGTTGTTTACTTTCCataaagtaaattggtgtctAATCATTTATCTTGTTTTGTGTTCATACCTTCCGATTGCAGCACCCAACTTCGAACCGTGGCAATGACTGACGAGGCTCAGCTTAAAATTACAATACAAAAATAGATGATTACAGGCCATAATGAAAACACACTAGAACAACTGTGGATCTGGATTTGGAACTGTCATATATAAGGCAGTGGTGTGACACACGGCTTATTGAATGGAAAATTAATTTGAGCCATAGCCTCGTTGTACAGCTGCTGTGACTCACTGGACAGCTTTGGAACATAGTGAGGCGGCACATTCATCTGCTGGAGCCGCACGGCAAAGACCGTCGCCGTGACGTAGCGAGGGAAGGGCGTGGGGCAAGCCGTCTTGGCACGCTGGTAACGGTTGCACACGTGGCGCACCGTCAGGTCCTGCGCCTCCTCATGGTTCTTGAAGGACAGCTGACAGGCCTGGAGCAGCAGCTTCTCCTTCCTTACACTGGTGTCCAACAGGAACTCCAGGATGTGAGGGTGCCTGTTGGTGCCCACAAACCTGTAGCGAGAACACTTGCGCAGTGCCAGCTGGCCCTCTGCGGACACCTGCCAGGGGCCCCCGGCACAGTAGGGGTTGTAGGGCCGCAGCACGCCTGAGAAGTCGGTGTTTGTGAGCAGGATGTGggagcttgtgtgtgtgggtgtggtcaTCATCTCCACCAGAAAGCTGTACTTCCAGCACTTCAGCAGGATGGATGCATCCACGGCAAACTCCACATTGCCGTACCAGTCGTGGCGGTCCTCACCCTCGTCCTGGTCCTTGACGCCGGCGCTGAACCACAGCACCTTCAGGTCGGCACACGGGTGGCCCGGAGGCAGCGCCCGGGAGGCTATGCTGCTGAAGGTAATGATGTTCTTGGGCCGAATCCTGCGATGGGCACACACCTCCAGCGCATCCTCCAGGTGCAGAGTGCGGGTGATGTGGGTGAAGGGCTGGTAGGCGTCGGGCCCCTCGCTGACGTGCCGGCCGCTCCCCGGCAGCCACAGGAGGGTCTGGCCACTTGCTTCCCCCTCAAGCTTCTTCAGCAGTGTGTCTTTCCATGGGATGATGGCGTTTTcctttaaaaaagaaaatgagctgctttttttcttttctttgcataTTTATTCATAGAGCACATTCTCAAAAGAAATTTTTCCAAGATGAAATTTATGTAACTGGAATGAGCGGAAGAAATAGCACACACAGCCCAAGCTGGCCGGGGCAAGCGGCCGTGTGAGGGCTGGAGGACTCTGGAGAGTTCCAAGAGTTAAATAAAATGCTTTACCTTCGGCTGGCAGCTATTGAaacaaatttgtgttattttgggCTCTGTATTGAAAAAAATTCAACTTTTGTTAAGGCAAAAtagtattgttacgccaccccccaccacactatccacgggcaggcaggcggcgtgatccccagaacaaccacacgggcaccggTCACTGACAACGGCCCACTCAGAACGCCGAGGGAAGGAGGCActaggcagggcacaaaggatacacgttcaacactaatttctagtttaatgacaggttcctcacacagtacagcaactctcaagggcacggaacagttaatcaggcacagtgcaggggcacggcagacacgcacaccgggtGGACACAGCTCACGAACGGGGCATTCAGctgaataataaaataatggagacgggagctatgatggaaacgaaaagcaggacaaaatgatgggaacttgggaagatgctcagcgaggcagtgactgagcaccgagcacaacattcaaggcttatcgtctccacagggcccataccgcatggcgactggcgaggccgcgctccgccgagcgtcactaaaaaaagatccaaacggtactggGACTTGTGGTAttggtcagtgccgagtgatcatgagtcttcccggaactgggtaccggtaccgggtgccggctgaatagattcttctcggcactaggtaccggtaccgggtgccgagaagaatcgattcaaccggcacctggtaccggtaccgggtgccggctgaatcgattcttctcggcacacggtaccggtaccaggtgccgGTTGAATCGATTctttctcggcacccggtaccggtaccaggtgccgGTTGAATCGATTCTTTCTCGGCACCCGGCACCGGTACCTGctgccgagaagaatctattcagccggcacccggtaccggtacccagttcCGGGAAGATTCATGATCATTCGGCAATGACCAATACCACTAGTcctggtaccgtttggatctttttttagtgacgctcggcggagcgcggcctcgccagtcgccatgcggtatgggccctgtggagacgataAGCTTTAAATGTTGTGCTcggtgctgagtcactgcctcgctgaccgtcttcccaagttcccaccattttgtcctggttttcgtttccatcatagctcccgtcaaaattattttattattggatttattggatgattcttcatgtccgaatcttttttttttaggatactaat
This genomic window contains:
- the LOC127000571 gene encoding uncharacterized protein LOC127000571 isoform X3 — encoded protein: MALVDRHTPASQGSAGGQNGVSSAVGRVRKELEIVTLYPTERPARMALVDGHTPASQGSAGGQNGVPSAVGRIRKELEILTLYPTESEAAPAPPQQAGTKTVLKADWATTSKKENAIIPWKDTLLKKLEGEASGQTLLWLPGSGRHVSEGPDAYQPFTHITRTLHLEDALEVCAHRRIRPKNIITFSSIASRALPPGHPCADLKVLWFSAGVKDQDEGEDRHDWYGNVEFAVDASILLKCWKYSFLVEMMTTPTHTSSHILLTNTDFSGVLRPYNPYCAGGPWQVSAEGQLALRKCSRYRFVGTNRHPHILEFLLDTSVRKEKLLLQACQLSFKNHEEAQDLTVRHVCNRYQRAKTACPTPFPRYVTATVFAVRLQQMNVPPHYVPKLSSESQQLYNEAMAQINFPFNKPCVTPLPYI
- the LOC127000571 gene encoding uncharacterized protein LOC127000571 isoform X1, with product MALVDRHTPASQGSAGGQNGVSSAVGRVRKELEIVTLYPTERPARMALVDRHTPASQGSAGGQNGVSSAVGRVRKELEIVTLYPTERPARMALVDGHTPASQGSAGGQNGVPSAVGRIRKELEILTLYPTESEAAPAPPQQAGTKTVLKADWATTSKKENAIIPWKDTLLKKLEGEASGQTLLWLPGSGRHVSEGPDAYQPFTHITRTLHLEDALEVCAHRRIRPKNIITFSSIASRALPPGHPCADLKVLWFSAGVKDQDEGEDRHDWYGNVEFAVDASILLKCWKYSFLVEMMTTPTHTSSHILLTNTDFSGVLRPYNPYCAGGPWQVSAEGQLALRKCSRYRFVGTNRHPHILEFLLDTSVRKEKLLLQACQLSFKNHEEAQDLTVRHVCNRYQRAKTACPTPFPRYVTATVFAVRLQQMNVPPHYVPKLSSESQQLYNEAMAQINFPFNKPCVTPLPYI